A single Synergistaceae bacterium DNA region contains:
- a CDS encoding imidazoleglycerol-phosphate dehydratase, which translates to MEFRRNTRETSVVLALDLDDSAIDLDFQCGFLAHMLELFAFHAKIGLVIDACGDVEVDYHHLTEDIGIMMGRSFASELEGRVIQRYGWCAMPMDGSLVLVAVDFSGRGQFEWDGGFPSPRCGDFDLELLPEFWRAVCREGRITLHARTLACDNSHHLAEALFKGAGRAFRQALFPADELQSTKGALV; encoded by the coding sequence ATGGAGTTCAGGAGGAATACAAGAGAGACGTCCGTGGTCCTCGCGCTGGATCTGGACGATTCCGCGATAGATCTGGACTTTCAGTGCGGTTTTTTGGCTCACATGCTGGAGCTGTTCGCCTTCCACGCGAAGATCGGGCTGGTGATAGACGCCTGCGGGGACGTGGAGGTCGATTACCACCATCTGACCGAGGACATTGGCATCATGATGGGCAGGTCCTTCGCTAGCGAGCTGGAGGGACGTGTCATTCAAAGGTACGGCTGGTGCGCAATGCCGATGGACGGATCTCTTGTCCTTGTCGCCGTGGATTTCAGCGGCAGGGGGCAGTTCGAGTGGGACGGCGGTTTCCCGTCTCCAAGGTGCGGAGATTTCGACCTTGAGCTGTTGCCTGAGTTCTGGCGCGCGGTATGCAGGGAGGGGCGCATCACGCTTCACGCCCGGACACTGGCCTGCGACAACTCGCACCACCTCGCGGAAGCGCTGTTCAAGGGCGCTGGACGAGCGTTCAGACAGGCGCTCTTCCCGGCCGACGAGCTACAGAGTACAAAGGGGGCCCTGGTCTGA
- a CDS encoding 1-(5-phosphoribosyl)-5-[(5-phosphoribosylamino)methylideneamino] imidazole-4-carboxamide isomerase, translating into MMVFPAMDLYEGEVVRLQRGDFKARTVYPVKIEETAAGFLEAGSSWIHLIDLQGADEGAPRHLHLIERIKEKGLKVQYGGGLRSEENIAAAFAAGADRIYIGSILVKDRFLADRLFDYYGDKVIPAVDIRDGETVISGWKEKGGIPPKALIERLRIIGFRLFLITAVHKDGTESGPDVELYRGLKADYPDIEIIAAGGVSSIDDLRVLKNAGLSGVVLGKTLYEGRISLSSALEEARL; encoded by the coding sequence ATGATGGTGTTTCCCGCCATGGATCTGTACGAAGGAGAGGTCGTAAGGCTGCAAAGGGGGGATTTCAAGGCAAGGACCGTGTACCCGGTCAAGATAGAGGAGACGGCTGCGGGCTTCCTGGAGGCCGGCTCCAGTTGGATTCACCTGATCGACCTGCAGGGGGCCGACGAGGGAGCACCGCGGCACCTCCACCTAATCGAGCGCATAAAGGAGAAGGGGCTGAAGGTCCAGTACGGCGGAGGACTCAGGTCGGAGGAGAACATCGCCGCCGCATTCGCCGCGGGAGCGGACAGGATCTACATAGGGAGCATCCTGGTCAAGGATCGCTTCCTGGCCGACAGGCTTTTCGACTACTATGGGGACAAGGTGATACCCGCGGTGGACATCCGTGACGGGGAGACTGTGATCTCCGGGTGGAAGGAGAAGGGAGGCATTCCCCCAAAGGCTCTGATAGAGCGTCTGAGGATCATCGGGTTTCGTCTGTTCCTAATAACCGCGGTCCACAAGGATGGCACGGAAAGCGGACCTGACGTCGAACTGTACCGAGGGTTGAAGGCCGACTATCCCGACATAGAGATAATCGCGGCCGGGGGCGTCTCCTCCATCGACGACCTTCGGGTCCTGAAGAATGCCGGGCTTTCCGGGGTCGTGCTCGGGAAAACCCTTTACGAGGGGAGGATATCTCTATCATCCGCCCTCGAGGAGGCTCGTTTGTGA
- a CDS encoding ATP phosphoribosyltransferase, translating into MLTVALPTGRSFPEAADLLASAGLPTTSLASTGRRLVLEEGGFRYILAKPSDVPLYVSRGAADLGFAGGDVLQESSLPLVEILDTGRSRCRIVVAGPAQQAPRFSGHRSELMGLRVATKYPRIADAHFSRKGVQVDVICLNGSIELAPSLGLSDCILDIVQTGSTLRANGLQEFEFVAEVSMRLVAGRRSATLRRAEIVRISDAIEEVCIRERPAVGI; encoded by the coding sequence TTGCTGACTGTCGCACTTCCAACGGGGCGGAGCTTCCCGGAGGCCGCCGATCTGCTGGCGTCGGCGGGCCTGCCAACGACCAGCCTGGCATCGACGGGACGCAGGCTGGTACTGGAGGAGGGAGGCTTTCGCTATATACTCGCCAAGCCCTCGGACGTACCGCTCTATGTCAGTCGGGGCGCGGCCGACCTTGGGTTCGCCGGGGGGGACGTCCTGCAGGAGAGTTCGCTTCCCCTGGTCGAGATACTCGACACGGGCAGGAGCAGGTGCAGGATCGTAGTCGCGGGACCAGCCCAGCAGGCCCCCAGGTTCAGCGGACACCGATCGGAGCTGATGGGGCTCAGAGTCGCGACCAAATACCCCCGCATCGCGGATGCGCACTTCTCCAGGAAGGGAGTGCAGGTGGACGTGATATGCCTAAACGGCTCCATCGAGCTGGCGCCGAGCCTCGGGCTCAGCGACTGCATCCTCGACATAGTACAGACTGGAAGTACTTTGAGAGCCAACGGACTGCAGGAGTTTGAGTTCGTAGCCGAGGTATCAATGAGGCTGGTGGCCGGGAGGAGGAGCGCGACCCTCAGGAGGGCCGAGATCGTCAGGATAAGCGACGCGATCGAGGAAGTCTGCATCAGAGAGAGACCCGCCGTCGGTATTTGA